TGTACCATTTGAAGCGATCGAGATTCGTTTTCCCTTAGCACAAGTCGACTAAATCTTGTACTTTGCTGCCGATCGCTACAGGCTCAAAAAAATTTGGTATAAACTAGTGATCAGATGTTACTTAGGAGCTAAAACTATGATTGTTAAAAATATTTCTCTAACTGCGGTAAGTCTTGTGTCAGCCACGATGTTTGCATCGGCTGGCGCGATCGCCCAGATAAACCCTGCACCAACTCTATCTGAGCAAACCTTACGTGAAGCGCAACAACAAGAGAGAGGCTCACTTAGCGTCGGTGGCAGCAACCTCAACTTATTGCAACTAATTAATAATATCAACCTTGCTGGTGGCAAATCCCCTGAGCAGTTTCGAGCAAATCAAGCTGAATCCCTTGAAGAAGCTGTTTCTAATTTTAGAGATCAACAACGTCGTGAAGTGAAGATTTCAATTCCCTCAGCAAACACTCAAGCCAATTAATGTTCCACAAAAAGGGGATGACGTTTTATGTCAGCCCCTTTTTTACTTCAAACTGGTGTTAGGAAGGAATTTTTGCGATGGCGTAAGTCTAGGGACGGCACGGGGGCGCAGCCCCTACAAGATCTGAAATTTACAGGTAGGGGCAGCAATCCCCCCGTGGTTGCCCTGTTATGCTAGCAGCAAGAGGTTCATCATCTGAGTTCCACGTAACATCAGTTCAAAGTCAAAAACTTATCGAGAGCCGTAACCAGTGATGGCGGCCAACGTCGAATATTTTTGACCCAATTAATATCTCGATAGCGTGGATCGAGATTTTCTACAGAGACCCAATTGCTTTCGGCTTCGCCTTGTTTTTTTTCTGCCCAAAGAGCAGCAGTTAAAGCAGCCCGCACATCCGTAAAGTTAGGATATTTGCGGAGAATATTCTTCATCGCCTTAATTGCTTCATCGCTTTTACCGACCTCATACAAAGCGATCGCCTTATTCCCAAAAGCTGTGCTAAAGCGCGAATTGACATTCATTGCCGTTTGATAATCAGCGATCGCCTCTTCCCATTTACCTAGCCCTGCTTTTGCGTTACCACGATTGTTATAGGCGGCTGCATCCTGAGGATCTATCTCTAAAACGCGATTATAATCAGCGATCGCCTCTTCCCATTTGCCTAAGCTTTCTAACGCCGCACCACGATTGAGATAGGGATCGGGGAAATTGGGTGCAAGTTCCACTGATTTGTTGTAGTCGGCAAGCGCCTCTTGAGGACGATTTTGGCTCATTTTTGCGTTGCCGCGATTGCTCCAACCTGCGGCATTTTCAGGATAGAGTTTGATTAAATCAGTCCAATATCCTTCTGCGGATGTGAATTCTCCAGCATTTGTTGATTCAAAAGCCTTTTTGACCAAGGCATCAAGTTGATTTGATTCGACTTCGGTAATGTTGAGTTGAGCTTGCACTGGTGCAGGATTCAAAAGTAAAAGCAAGGCAATTATGCTAGCAATGATTAAGTGCATCGGTTCTAATTAATATTGGCTCAATAGGTGGTTCAGGGAGGTCAAACATGATAAATGAATCAATGCTAAGTAGCTCACCATAATAAAAACCTAAAACCAGTAGCTGTCCTGCCCGCTACGCGGGCGGGACAGCTTTCTAGGTTTTTAGTTTACTTATGCTTAGTTACTTATTAATGACAGGTGTTTCAGGCATCAAAGACTTCCGAGGCTAAAACTATTGTATGTCAAGTATTTCAGCTCAAACATGCTCTTATTGTGGGTGGATTTTATTTACCCATATTGCGTTTGAGGCGATCAAGTTCTTCATCCATTTCCCAACGCCGAAAAGTTTCTTCTAGTTGATCGTTAGGATCTCGAAAAGGTGGAGTGTAAAGGTTATCCCAATTTAAAGGAGTACTAGTTGGCGATTTTGCCTTGGCAGTTTTGGCGGCTTCAGCGACTTTGGCTTGGACTTCCTTGCGCCGATCTTGGATTTGCACTTGTAGTGTTTGGCTATCAGTTGCACGTTTTTTGACCAGTTCCATCTGCGCCCAGATTTGATTACCTTGGCGCAATAAAGCTGCTTCACGTTCTTTAGCCGCACTAGCTAAGTCAGGACGATCAAAGGATTCAGCTTTGACAGTGCGATCGTGCCAGACGCGAATTTCTTCAGCAATTTCCAGAATCCGATCTTGGAGTTTTTTCTCCTCCAGTTTCGAGCTAACGATTAGTTTCGCTATTTCTTCTTCTTGCTGACGCAACTTATCTTCAAGGATTTGCAACTCAATCTGTGGGTTATTGCGAATAAACTCCTCTAGGCGGGTCTCTAAAAAGCGAGATATATCCTCTATTAACCCCATATACTTTCCTCAGATGTTTTAAGCGCTTTCCAGAAAAATTGTAACTCAAGATCAACATTGGCATTGACACCAAACCGAAAAGAGAGTGGCGGCGCAAAGTGCCACCACTCTCTTTTCGGTTTGGTTAAAACTTTTGACCTACAAATATAGTTTTAGTTTCCTTACCACGTTTGAGGATAATCTCTTGCTGACTAACGCGCGATAAAATCCAACCTGTATTATTGATCGCCTTGCCTAGTCCGATGGACTGCACAGAGCCATTGATATCAAGCATGGCAGTAGAGCGATCGCCTAAATCCAGTACACCAATCAATGTATATGATGGTGCAGGTGCAGCAGCAACTGGAGGAGATACCGCCGCAGTATTTGGTTTTGCTGTAGTTGCTGAGTTAGAGACATCCACCGAGTTATTTGCGGTGACAGGTGGCAAGGCAAGGGG
This genomic stretch from Pseudanabaena galeata CCNP1313 harbors:
- a CDS encoding TIGR04376 family protein, which encodes MGLIEDISRFLETRLEEFIRNNPQIELQILEDKLRQQEEEIAKLIVSSKLEEKKLQDRILEIAEEIRVWHDRTVKAESFDRPDLASAAKEREAALLRQGNQIWAQMELVKKRATDSQTLQVQIQDRRKEVQAKVAEAAKTAKAKSPTSTPLNWDNLYTPPFRDPNDQLEETFRRWEMDEELDRLKRNMGK
- a CDS encoding tetratricopeptide repeat protein is translated as MHLIIASIIALLLLLNPAPVQAQLNITEVESNQLDALVKKAFESTNAGEFTSAEGYWTDLIKLYPENAAGWSNRGNAKMSQNRPQEALADYNKSVELAPNFPDPYLNRGAALESLGKWEEAIADYNRVLEIDPQDAAAYNNRGNAKAGLGKWEEAIADYQTAMNVNSRFSTAFGNKAIALYEVGKSDEAIKAMKNILRKYPNFTDVRAALTAALWAEKKQGEAESNWVSVENLDPRYRDINWVKNIRRWPPSLVTALDKFLTLN